The following are encoded together in the Drosophila sechellia strain sech25 chromosome 3R, ASM438219v1, whole genome shotgun sequence genome:
- the LOC6607309 gene encoding uncharacterized protein LOC6607309, with product MKQFLFCILIMLIGKTCALIPKTYEARFISITSNGTNLFDLSQIRFLGRERMANGTFELKEDLDNESLSFVGETFIDSVGDGEYKQLPFAAPKQSICTALKAYWSYFESSLKYGVNTDFPGHTHPCPIPKGIYYVKDVVLKNDNWPVIMPRGYLKAVGTFFKNDQYGGGLEIVIQISDLS from the exons ATGAAGCAGTTTCTATTTTGTATACTAATAATGCTGATCGGCAAAACTTGC GCATTGATTCCGAAAACCTATGAAGCGCGTTTCATTTCTATTACCTCAAATGGCACCAACTTGTTCGATTTGAGCCAAATTAGGTTCTTAGGCCGAGAACGTATGGCAAATGGCACTTTCGAACTGAAGGAGGATCTGGATAATGAATCACTTTCATTTGTCGGTGAAACTTTCATCGATTCTGTGGGCGATGGCGAGTACAAGCAGCTTCCGTTTGCCGCTCCCAAACAATCCATCTGCACGGCATTGAAGGCCTATTGGTCGTACTTTGAGTCGAGTTTAAAGTACGGAGTTAACACGGACTTTCCGGGTCATACGCACCCATGTCCCATACCAAAGGGAATATACTACGTAAAGGATGTAGTCCTCAAAAACGACAATTGGCCAGTTATAATGCCGCGAGGATATCTGAAGGCCGTTGgcacttttttcaaaaatgaccAATATGGCGGCGGTCTAGAAATTGTTATACAAATTAGCGACTTGTCTTAG